The following proteins are encoded in a genomic region of Chelmon rostratus isolate fCheRos1 chromosome 3, fCheRos1.pri, whole genome shotgun sequence:
- the p4hb gene encoding protein disulfide-isomerase: MLKFLLVCTLAVASRAEIAEEEDVLVLKKSNFDEALGAHPNLLVEFYAPWCGHCKALAPEYAKAAGMLKAEGSEVRLGKVDATEETELAQEYGVRGYPTIKFFKGGEKESPKEYSAGRQADDIVAWLKKRTGPAVATLAGVTEAESLIADNEVAVIGFFKDTDSADAKAFEKAAEATDDIPFAITSDDAVYSKFEVSKDSVVLFKKFDEGRNTFDGELTKEKLLAFVKANQLPLVIEFTEQTAPKIFGGDIKSHILMFLPKAASDFQDKMDQFKKAAEGFKGRILFIFIDSDVDDNQRILEFFGLKKEECPAIRLITLEDEMTKYKPESDAITAESITTFCTLFTEGKLKPHLMSQDIPKDWEKHPVKVLVGKNFEEVAFDSSKNVFVEFYAPWCGHCKQLAPIWEKLGEKYKDSADIIVAKMDSTANEIEAVKVHSFPTLKFFPAGDERKVIDYNGERTLEGFTKFLESGGKDGGAPAGDDEDELDTEDLDDVDEGQDEDSDGEDDDGHDEL; the protein is encoded by the exons ATGTTGAAGTTTTTGCTCGTCTGCACACTGGCTGTGGCCAGCCGGGCTGAGATCGCCGAGGAAGAAGATGTCCTGGTGCTGAAGAAAAGTAACTTCGACGAGGCTCTCGGAGCTCACCCTAACCTCCTGGTTGAATTTT ATGCCCCATGGTGTGGTCACTGCAAGGCCCTGGCTCCAGAGTACGCCAAGGCTGCTGGCATGCTGAAGGCAGAGGGTTCAGAGGTCCGCCTGGGTAAGGTGGATGCCACCGAGGAGACCGAACTGGCCCAAGAGTATGGCGTCCGGGGATACCCCACCATCAAGTTCTTCAAGGGTGGAGAGAAGGAGTCTCCCAAGGAGTACTCTG ctggcaggcaggcagatgaCATCGTCGCTTGGCTGAAGAAGCGCACAGGCCCAGCCGTCGCTACACTGGCTGGAGTCACTGAGGCGGAGTCTCTGATCGCCGACAATGAGGTGGCAGTCATCGGATTCTTTAAG GATACCGACTCTGCTGATGCCAAGGCCTTCGAAAAAGCAGCCGAAGCCACAGACGACATTCCCTTCGCCATCACCTCTGACGATGCCGTTTACTCCAAGTTTGAGGTGTCCAAGGACAGCGTTGTTCTCTTCAAGAAG TTTGATGAAGGACGCAATACCTTTGATGGAGAGCTGACCAAAGAAAAACTCCTGGCTTTTGTCAAGGCTAACCAGCTGCCTCTGGTCATTGAGTTCACTGAGCAG ACCGCCCCTAAAATCTTCGGTGGAGACATCAAGTCCCACATCCTCATGTTTCTGCCCAAAGCTGCCTCAGACTTCCAGGACAAAATGGACCAGTTCAAGAAAGCCGCAGAGGGATTCAAGGGCCGG ATCCTGTTCATTTTCATCGACAGCGACGTGGATGACAACCAGCGCATCCTGGAATTCTTCGGCCTGAAGAAAGAGGAGTGCCCCGCCATCCGCCTCATCACCCTGGAGGACGAGATGACCAAGTACAAGCCCGAGAGCGACGCCATCACAGCAGAGAGCATCACCACATTCTGCACACTGTTCACTGAGGGTAAACTCaag CCCCACCTCATGAGTCAGGACATCCCTAAAGACTGGGAGAAACACCCCGTCAAGGTTTTGGTCGGCAAGAACTTTGAGGAGGTCGCCTTTGATTCCTCTAAGAATGTCTTTGTGGAATTCT ATGCACCTTGGTGTGGACACTGCAAACAGCTGGCTCCCATCTGGGAGAAGCTGGGAGAGAAGTATAAGGACAGCGCTGACATCATTGTGGCTAAGATGGACTCCACAGCCAACGAGATTGAGGCAGTCAAAGTACACAGCTTCCCCACTCTTAAATTCTTCCCTGCAGGAGATGAGCGCAAG GTGATCGATTACAACGGGGAGAGAACACTGGAAGGCTTCACCAAGTTCCTGGAGAGCGGTGGTAAGGACGGCGGTGCCCCTGCAGGAGACGATGAGGACGAGCTGGACACAGAG gaTTTGGATGATGTGGATGAAGGACAGGATGAGGACTCTGATGGTGAGGACGACGACGGACACGACGAGTTGTAA